One genomic window of Candidatus Methylacidiphilales bacterium includes the following:
- the ruvB gene encoding Holliday junction branch migration DNA helicase RuvB, which yields MKSSTQDELHKRDFQFENTLRPSLLKDFIGQEKVKERLQVLIQAAKLRGNPLEHLLFSGPPGLGKTSLAHIIAHEMGASLKCTSGPVIEKAGDLAGLLTTLQEGDLLFIDEIHRLDKTIEEYLYPAMEDFRIDIIIDQGPNARSMRLNLPRFTLIGATTRSGMISAPLRSRFGMHNRLDYYTAEELTRVVLRSAQILGVSIEHEAAFEIARRSRGTPRIANNLLRWVRDFALVKNAGHVTVAIADAALQMMEIDQDGLDELDTRLLETLIFKYQGGPVGLQSLSVAVGEEAGTIEEVCEPYLILCGFVHRTPQGRIATERAFKKFGVTPPSRTGDFFS from the coding sequence ATGAAATCCAGCACGCAGGATGAGCTTCATAAAAGGGATTTTCAATTTGAGAATACGCTGCGCCCATCTCTTCTTAAAGATTTCATCGGCCAGGAAAAGGTTAAGGAACGTCTGCAGGTTCTTATTCAAGCAGCTAAACTTCGTGGAAATCCGCTTGAGCATCTTCTTTTCAGCGGGCCTCCGGGGCTCGGTAAAACCTCCTTGGCTCACATCATTGCCCATGAAATGGGGGCGTCTCTCAAATGCACATCTGGTCCTGTGATTGAAAAAGCTGGTGATTTGGCTGGTCTTTTAACTACGTTGCAGGAGGGCGACTTGCTTTTCATTGATGAAATTCATCGGCTTGACAAGACCATCGAGGAGTATCTCTATCCCGCTATGGAGGATTTTCGTATAGATATCATCATCGACCAAGGCCCGAACGCACGAAGCATGCGGCTTAATCTTCCGCGTTTTACCTTGATTGGTGCAACTACGCGCAGCGGGATGATTAGCGCTCCGCTTCGCTCGCGTTTTGGAATGCACAATCGCCTAGACTACTATACGGCAGAAGAGCTTACCCGAGTCGTCTTGCGATCGGCACAAATTCTAGGTGTTTCCATTGAACATGAAGCAGCTTTTGAAATAGCTCGTCGCTCGCGAGGCACTCCACGGATTGCAAACAATCTGCTTCGCTGGGTCCGGGATTTTGCATTGGTTAAAAATGCTGGTCATGTGACAGTGGCGATCGCTGACGCAGCTTTGCAGATGATGGAAATCGATCAAGATGGGTTGGATGAGCTGGACACGCGTCTTCTCGAAACGCTGATTTTTAAGTATCAAGGCGGTCCGGTTGGATTACAGTCTCTTTCAGTCGCTGTGGGAGAGGAGGCGGGCACGATCGAGGAAGTGTGTGAGCCTTATTTAATCCTTTGCGGATTTGTTCATCGGACTCCACAGGGGCGGATTGCGACAGAGCGCGCTTTCAAAAAATTTGGAGTGACTCCTCCGAGCAGAACGGGGGATTTCTTTAGCTAG